A single region of the Bacillota bacterium genome encodes:
- a CDS encoding 50S ribosomal protein L10 — protein sequence MPSERILERKKEIVSDLVKRLSSAKTIVIADYRGLTVEQDTEMRRALRKAGVEYKVVKNTLTKIAVNQMGFKELDPYLVGPTSIAYSETDVVAPAKIMNEYADKFDKLQLKAGVVESKIVDVDGIKALANLPSKEVLIARVLGGLNSPIAGFVNVLNANIRGLVVVLNAIAKKKESA from the coding sequence ATGCCAAGTGAACGTATACTTGAAAGGAAAAAGGAAATTGTTAGCGACTTAGTAAAAAGGCTTTCTTCTGCAAAAACAATTGTTATTGCAGATTATAGAGGACTTACCGTAGAGCAGGATACTGAAATGAGAAGGGCTCTGCGTAAAGCAGGTGTTGAATACAAAGTTGTAAAGAACACATTGACTAAAATTGCGGTTAATCAAATGGGATTTAAAGAGCTAGATCCTTACCTTGTAGGGCCTACATCAATTGCTTACAGCGAAACTGATGTTGTAGCACCTGCCAAGATAATGAATGAATATGCAGATAAATTTGATAAGCTGCAACTAAAAGCAGGTGTAGTAGAAAGTAAAATAGTGGACGTAGATGGGATTAAAGCTCTGGCCAATCTGCCGTCAAAAGAAGTGCTTATTGCAAGAGTACTTGGAGGTTTAAATTCTCCAATAGCAGGTTTTGTAAACGTATTAAATGCAAACATAAGAGGTTTAGTAGTGGTCTTGAATGCAATTGCAAAGAAAAAAGAAAGTGCATAA
- a CDS encoding S41 family peptidase, producing the protein MKRRIHVNKRYTKSYTKVLYLNKILICIVVTVFLILSGTKTCGNVLASEDSISENNTFDPEYLKSVMDLIKEKYAGEIDDSQLIEGALRGMFATMDPYTSYFSQSQAESFFGDVEGTYEGIGLVMEKRADYIVVSKVFPGSPAEKSGLLQGDRIVTVDGKNIGGLSIEEVASLIKGKTGTKVTLGVVRNNGSGIMNIEVVRMKIKINPVTYEIKDDIGYIKLEMFNANTDEFITTALKEMDLKEVNKIILDLRDNPGGLVDQCIAVARKFVPKGLITKLTFKSNDMPDQEYYSFLSKLKYNLVILVNGMSSSASEILAGAVQDTNAGILVGTKTFGKAKVQNMLPILSPEAYKKYSEQIGSRTVNAYDLISKYNVSPSNDEIIGWSKITTGVYLTPKGEMIDGVGIIPDIIVDDPQPVNGISINNIQKLTRTWKPGLGDEGIDVYNAEKILKVLGYDVDEPDTVLDEKTFKAIWKFRTDKGFYPGGVLDFTTQKALNDELDRVILSYDKQYAKAVEILTKS; encoded by the coding sequence ATGAAAAGGAGAATTCATGTGAATAAAAGATATACGAAGTCATATACAAAGGTGTTGTATCTTAATAAAATTCTTATTTGCATAGTTGTTACAGTATTTTTAATTTTATCAGGCACAAAAACTTGTGGAAATGTTTTGGCATCAGAAGATAGCATCTCAGAAAACAATACTTTCGATCCCGAATATCTAAAGAGTGTTATGGACCTGATTAAAGAAAAATATGCAGGAGAGATAGATGATAGTCAATTAATAGAAGGGGCGTTAAGGGGAATGTTTGCTACCATGGACCCATATACCTCATATTTTAGCCAAAGTCAGGCCGAAAGCTTTTTTGGAGATGTAGAAGGTACATATGAAGGAATAGGGCTGGTAATGGAAAAAAGGGCTGACTATATTGTTGTATCCAAAGTATTTCCCGGTTCTCCTGCAGAAAAGTCAGGACTCCTACAGGGAGACAGAATTGTGACGGTGGATGGAAAGAATATTGGAGGTTTGTCAATAGAAGAAGTAGCCAGCCTTATTAAAGGGAAAACAGGTACCAAAGTAACGTTAGGTGTAGTTAGAAACAATGGTTCCGGAATTATGAACATTGAAGTTGTAAGGATGAAAATTAAAATTAATCCTGTTACATATGAAATCAAAGATGATATAGGTTATATTAAACTGGAAATGTTCAATGCCAATACCGATGAGTTTATTACCACTGCCCTGAAAGAAATGGATTTAAAAGAAGTAAATAAGATAATACTTGACTTAAGAGATAATCCTGGTGGATTAGTTGATCAGTGCATTGCTGTGGCAAGGAAATTTGTTCCAAAGGGATTAATAACAAAACTGACCTTTAAATCCAATGACATGCCTGATCAGGAATATTATTCGTTCTTGTCGAAACTAAAATACAACCTGGTAATTTTAGTGAATGGTATGAGTTCAAGCGCTTCTGAGATTTTAGCTGGGGCTGTACAGGATACAAATGCAGGCATATTGGTCGGGACAAAAACTTTTGGTAAGGCAAAAGTCCAGAACATGCTGCCTATTCTAAGCCCTGAGGCATATAAGAAGTATTCGGAACAGATAGGTTCAAGAACAGTCAATGCTTATGACCTGATTAGTAAATATAATGTTAGCCCTTCAAATGATGAAATAATAGGTTGGTCGAAGATAACTACAGGTGTGTATCTTACTCCAAAAGGGGAAATGATTGACGGGGTAGGTATTATACCGGATATTATAGTGGATGACCCTCAGCCGGTAAATGGTATTAGTATCAATAATATACAGAAACTTACACGGACATGGAAACCTGGACTTGGTGATGAAGGGATTGATGTATACAACGCAGAGAAGATTCTAAAAGTACTCGGCTATGATGTAGATGAGCCTGATACTGTTCTGGATGAAAAAACATTTAAGGCAATATGGAAATTCCGTACAGACAAAGGGTTTTACCCCGGCGGAGTATTGGATTTTACAACTCAAAAAGCATTAAATGACGAATTAGACAGGGTAATTTTAAGCTATGATAAGCAGTACGCAAAGGCAGTAGAAATCTTGACAAAATCTTGA
- the rplA gene encoding 50S ribosomal protein L1 yields the protein MKRGKRYLEVAKIVDKTKLYEPIEALELVQKTASAKFDETVEVHLRLGVDSRYADQQVRGAVVLPHGTGKKVRVLVFAKGDKAKEAEDAGADYVGAEDMVAKIQNENWFEFDAVVATPDMMGVVGRIGRILGPKGLMPNPKAGTVTMDIAKAIADIKAGKIEYRLDKTNIIHCPIGKVSFGTEKLMDNYRTLVEAVIRAKPAAAKGQYLKSVVLSSTMGPGIKINPLKALS from the coding sequence ATGAAAAGAGGAAAAAGGTATTTGGAAGTAGCTAAAATTGTTGATAAAACTAAGCTTTATGAACCTATCGAGGCTCTGGAACTGGTACAAAAAACTGCAAGTGCAAAGTTTGATGAGACTGTAGAGGTACACCTGAGACTTGGTGTAGATTCGAGATATGCAGACCAACAAGTAAGGGGAGCGGTAGTACTTCCCCATGGTACAGGTAAAAAAGTGAGAGTACTGGTTTTTGCAAAGGGAGATAAAGCAAAAGAGGCAGAGGATGCTGGTGCTGATTATGTAGGTGCTGAAGATATGGTAGCCAAAATTCAGAATGAAAACTGGTTTGAATTTGATGCTGTGGTAGCAACACCAGATATGATGGGAGTTGTAGGGAGAATCGGAAGAATACTTGGACCTAAAGGATTGATGCCTAACCCTAAAGCAGGTACTGTAACAATGGATATCGCAAAAGCTATTGCAGACATAAAAGCAGGTAAAATTGAGTATAGGCTGGACAAAACAAATATCATTCATTGTCCTATTGGAAAAGTTTCTTTTGGCACTGAAAAGCTTATGGATAATTACCGTACATTGGTGGAAGCTGTAATAAGAGCAAAGCCGGCAGCAGCAAAAGGACAATATTTAAAAAGTGTAGTACTATCATCAACTATGGGCCCCGGCATTAAGATAAATCCTTTAAAGGCTCTTAGTTGA
- the secE gene encoding preprotein translocase subunit SecE has translation MADKVKDSKAKMAVKKFTKFFKEVKSELKKVVWLNRQQLFNNIVAVLVICFIFGVIIWIVDFGLSKIVELTLR, from the coding sequence ATGGCTGATAAAGTAAAAGATTCAAAAGCAAAAATGGCCGTTAAGAAGTTTACGAAATTTTTTAAAGAAGTAAAATCGGAATTAAAAAAGGTTGTATGGTTAAATAGGCAGCAATTGTTTAATAACATTGTTGCAGTATTGGTTATATGCTTCATATTTGGAGTAATTATATGGATTGTAGACTTTGGGTTATCAAAAATTGTGGAGTTGACTTTAAGGTAG
- the spoIIR gene encoding stage II sporulation protein R produces the protein MKFFCMKLFNVNKNRILRTGIPILIVALLAFCIHYVFYSEDISKGLEENLIRLHVVANSNSDEDQALKIDVKNAIIEYMETKLKGSKDINESKRIINMNIDGIKKLVNEKIETYGKNYAVKIDIGEYPFPTKTYGDITLPAGNYQALKVLIGKGEGSNWWCVLFPPLCFVDVTHGTVPDSVKEELKNALTKEEYSIITAAESDKDIPVKIKFKILEFFQNSKMKFSGIISKIFNVSN, from the coding sequence ATGAAGTTTTTTTGTATGAAATTATTTAATGTTAATAAAAACCGGATATTAAGGACTGGAATACCAATCCTAATTGTTGCCTTATTAGCTTTTTGCATTCATTATGTATTTTATTCCGAAGATATTTCAAAGGGCCTTGAGGAAAATTTAATACGGCTCCATGTAGTGGCAAACAGCAATTCTGACGAAGACCAGGCTTTAAAAATAGATGTAAAAAATGCAATCATTGAATATATGGAAACGAAGCTAAAAGGCTCGAAAGATATTAATGAGTCAAAAAGAATAATAAATATGAATATTGATGGCATTAAAAAACTTGTTAATGAAAAGATAGAGACTTACGGCAAAAATTATGCGGTAAAAATTGACATAGGGGAATATCCTTTTCCTACAAAAACATACGGTGATATTACTCTGCCTGCAGGGAATTACCAAGCACTGAAGGTTCTAATAGGAAAAGGAGAAGGATCTAATTGGTGGTGTGTTCTATTTCCTCCTCTTTGCTTTGTTGATGTAACTCATGGAACAGTGCCTGATTCTGTGAAGGAAGAATTAAAAAATGCTTTAACCAAAGAGGAGTACAGCATAATAACTGCTGCAGAAAGTGATAAAGATATACCGGTTAAAATTAAATTTAAGATTTTGGAGTTTTTTCAAAACTCAAAAATGAAGTTTTCAGGTATAATCAGTAAAATATTTAACGTATCAAATTAA
- the nusG gene encoding transcription termination/antitermination protein NusG, with translation MSEGLKWYVVHTYSGYENKVKANLEKIIENRGMQDYIVDIVIPMEEQIEIKDGKKKTTLKKVFPGYVLIKMIMTDETWHIVRNIRGVTGFVGPLSRPVPLTDDEVKAMGVEEFQTVVDYEVGDSVRVISGPLENFIGTVEEINLEKKKVRVSVSMFGRETPVELELAQIQKL, from the coding sequence ATGTCCGAAGGCCTTAAGTGGTATGTAGTCCATACTTATTCCGGATATGAGAATAAGGTAAAGGCAAACCTTGAAAAAATTATTGAAAATAGGGGAATGCAGGATTACATTGTTGATATAGTAATACCCATGGAAGAACAGATTGAAATAAAAGACGGTAAAAAGAAAACGACTTTAAAAAAGGTTTTTCCGGGGTATGTCCTTATTAAGATGATTATGACCGACGAAACCTGGCACATTGTAAGAAACATAAGAGGAGTTACCGGATTTGTTGGTCCTTTATCCAGGCCCGTGCCTTTGACGGATGACGAGGTAAAGGCTATGGGAGTAGAAGAGTTTCAGACTGTTGTTGATTACGAAGTTGGTGACAGTGTAAGGGTTATTTCCGGTCCCCTTGAAAATTTTATAGGGACAGTAGAAGAAATAAACCTTGAGAAAAAGAAGGTCCGTGTTTCAGTGTCGATGTTCGGGAGAGAAACACCTGTGGAATTGGAATTGGCGCAAATACAAAAGTTATAA
- a CDS encoding CTP synthase: protein MAVKYIFITGGVVSGLGKGITAASLGRLLKARGLRVTIQKFDPYINVDPGTMSPYQHGEVFVTDDGAETDLDLGHYERFIDENLNKNSNVTTGKVYLSVISKERKGEFLGGTVQVIPHITNEIKERIHRVAKSNNIDVVITEIGGTVGDIESLPFLEAIRQFSTDMGRENVMYIHVTLVPYLDKSGELKTKPTQHSVKELRSIGIQPDVIVCRTKKQLTRELKEKIGLFCNLSADWVIQNIDAKVLYEVPLMLEKEGLGDIVCKRLNITCGKPDLAEWEEMVYRQKNLKKSVTIALVGKYIELHDAYLSIVEALNHGGIANDTHVNINWINAEDINNETVKDYLQYADGILVPGGFGDRGIEGKITAVNYARVNNIPFFGICLGMQMAVVEFCRNVCGLKDAHSSEFNPETKYLVIDLMPEQRDVFEKGGTMRLGLYPCKLKAGSKIHSIYNEDLIYERHRHRYELNNEYREILTEKGMVLSGLSPSERLVETIELPNHAWFIGVQFHPEYKSRPNRCHPLFKDFIRASLEKKGS, encoded by the coding sequence ATGGCTGTGAAATATATATTCATAACAGGAGGAGTTGTATCCGGCCTGGGAAAAGGCATTACAGCAGCATCTCTTGGGAGGCTTTTAAAGGCGAGGGGGCTACGTGTAACTATTCAGAAGTTTGATCCGTATATAAATGTTGACCCGGGTACAATGAGCCCTTATCAGCATGGAGAAGTATTTGTGACTGATGATGGGGCGGAAACCGACCTTGACCTTGGACATTACGAAAGATTTATAGATGAAAATTTGAATAAAAACAGTAATGTTACAACAGGAAAGGTTTATCTTTCAGTTATAAGCAAAGAACGTAAGGGCGAATTTTTAGGTGGGACTGTCCAGGTAATTCCCCATATAACAAATGAAATAAAAGAGAGGATTCATAGGGTAGCTAAATCTAATAATATTGATGTAGTTATAACTGAAATTGGAGGTACAGTAGGAGATATAGAAAGCTTGCCGTTTTTAGAGGCAATAAGGCAATTTTCTACAGATATGGGAAGAGAAAATGTAATGTATATTCATGTAACTCTTGTACCTTACCTGGACAAATCCGGTGAATTAAAGACAAAGCCAACCCAACACAGTGTAAAGGAGTTAAGGAGTATAGGTATTCAGCCGGATGTTATTGTTTGCAGAACTAAAAAGCAATTAACCAGGGAATTGAAGGAAAAAATAGGCTTATTTTGTAATCTCTCTGCTGATTGGGTAATACAAAACATAGATGCAAAAGTGCTGTATGAGGTACCTCTCATGCTTGAAAAGGAAGGCCTGGGAGACATTGTATGTAAGAGATTGAATATAACATGTGGTAAACCGGACTTGGCTGAGTGGGAAGAAATGGTATATAGGCAAAAGAACTTGAAGAAAAGTGTTACAATAGCTCTTGTTGGCAAATATATCGAGCTTCATGACGCATATTTGAGTATTGTGGAGGCATTGAACCATGGAGGAATAGCCAATGACACTCATGTAAATATAAACTGGATTAATGCGGAAGATATTAACAATGAAACTGTTAAAGATTATTTACAATATGCAGATGGAATTCTTGTACCTGGCGGTTTTGGTGACAGAGGTATTGAGGGGAAAATAACTGCTGTGAACTACGCAAGGGTAAATAATATACCGTTTTTTGGGATATGCCTGGGAATGCAAATGGCGGTAGTTGAATTTTGCAGGAATGTATGTGGTTTAAAAGATGCCCATAGCTCCGAATTTAATCCCGAAACTAAATATCTTGTTATAGACCTGATGCCTGAGCAAAGGGACGTCTTTGAAAAAGGAGGTACTATGAGGTTAGGCCTATACCCATGTAAGTTAAAAGCCGGTTCTAAAATTCATAGCATTTATAATGAAGATTTAATTTATGAAAGGCACAGGCACAGGTATGAATTGAATAATGAGTATAGAGAAATTTTAACGGAGAAAGGTATGGTTTTATCAGGACTATCTCCAAGTGAAAGACTGGTAGAGACAATTGAACTTCCTAACCACGCATGGTTTATAGGAGTACAGTTCCATCCTGAATACAAATCCAGGCCAAACAGGTGCCATCCCTTGTTTAAAGATTTTATAAGGGCTTCGTTAGAAAAAAAAGGTAGTTAA
- a CDS encoding S-layer homology domain-containing protein produces the protein MRSISKFFAPVVTTIFVLIVSCFKPLPVFAQKVQLGYEGGITSGSVDSNASLEYREVCFITGEPIVFSGTVTVKKTTRQDTVNATYTYNLKNIDKSASLIRSISYNIKTVETKDGQVVEEVSLLRNPSETIRINNDTYVLRNYEFSYSRLVDKKPAIDYFAGSMWGKKTYQIGNVNNGGTITVEMTGKTFGYDQYWGNTETCILNYEIKSERRTGDAYDRWGGRAQVTVSSSAVEDIKFVGNIPEQISFQGGYVKTHSNSSILEYFCSLPEFDSKGISTYRMIETRDSLKLEAFPQQTRLPVYDLSYLRGHWAENEIKMLYSLGVFNNNEKEFNPEEFMTRAEFVAALVEAFGEDPVDSSPTAKTTASRSSRTIRSREKVEEIISPYADIPVDHKYFSQIDKAHKKGLILGRGQEIFAPEDKITLAEVVVVFIRALGLEELAPNPYAITPFKDDASIPTYARNAIYVADRIGLIKGDDKGYIRCDEKITKARAATLISNFITYMREGIRKDYRERVIGYN, from the coding sequence ATGAGGAGTATTTCAAAGTTCTTTGCTCCAGTAGTTACAACAATTTTTGTACTTATAGTTTCCTGTTTTAAACCTTTACCTGTATTTGCCCAGAAAGTTCAATTAGGTTATGAGGGAGGGATAACTTCCGGAAGTGTAGATAGTAATGCCTCGCTCGAGTACAGAGAAGTGTGCTTCATTACAGGGGAACCTATAGTGTTCTCAGGTACAGTTACTGTAAAAAAGACAACAAGGCAGGATACTGTTAATGCAACTTATACATATAATCTGAAGAACATTGATAAAAGTGCTTCTCTTATAAGAAGTATATCATATAATATCAAGACAGTTGAAACAAAAGACGGACAGGTGGTAGAAGAAGTATCGCTATTAAGGAATCCTTCTGAGACGATAAGGATAAATAATGATACATATGTATTAAGAAACTATGAATTTTCATATTCGAGACTTGTTGATAAAAAGCCGGCAATAGATTATTTTGCCGGAAGCATGTGGGGAAAGAAAACCTACCAGATTGGAAATGTAAATAATGGTGGTACCATAACAGTGGAAATGACAGGGAAAACGTTCGGATATGATCAGTATTGGGGAAATACTGAAACATGCATATTAAATTATGAAATAAAGAGTGAAAGAAGAACCGGTGATGCGTATGACAGGTGGGGCGGTAGAGCCCAAGTAACTGTCTCATCTTCTGCTGTAGAGGACATTAAGTTTGTAGGGAATATACCGGAACAAATAAGTTTTCAGGGTGGTTATGTGAAGACTCATAGCAATTCAAGCATATTGGAATATTTCTGCAGTCTTCCGGAGTTTGACTCGAAAGGCATTTCAACCTATAGGATGATTGAAACAAGAGATAGTTTAAAACTTGAGGCATTCCCGCAACAGACAAGGCTGCCTGTATATGACCTTTCATATTTAAGAGGCCATTGGGCTGAAAATGAAATAAAAATGCTCTATAGTCTTGGAGTGTTTAATAATAATGAAAAAGAATTCAACCCTGAAGAATTTATGACAAGAGCAGAATTTGTAGCGGCCCTTGTTGAGGCTTTCGGGGAGGATCCTGTTGATTCTTCTCCTACCGCTAAAACAACGGCTTCAAGAAGCTCAAGGACAATAAGGAGCAGGGAGAAGGTAGAAGAAATTATTTCCCCTTATGCAGACATACCTGTTGATCATAAATACTTTTCCCAAATAGATAAAGCACATAAGAAAGGACTTATTCTTGGAAGAGGGCAGGAGATATTTGCACCGGAAGATAAAATTACGTTGGCCGAGGTAGTTGTTGTTTTTATAAGGGCCCTGGGATTGGAAGAATTAGCACCAAATCCTTATGCCATAACTCCATTCAAGGATGACGCAAGTATACCTACCTATGCCAGAAACGCAATCTATGTGGCGGATAGGATAGGGCTTATTAAAGGGGATGATAAAGGCTATATAAGATGTGACGAGAAAATTACTAAAGCAAGGGCAGCCACTTTGATAAGCAACTTTATTACTTACATGAGAGAAGGTATAAGAAAGGATTATAGGGAGCGGGTAATTGGTTATAATTGA
- the rplK gene encoding 50S ribosomal protein L11 produces MAKKITGYVKLQIPAGKATPAPPVGPALGQHGVNIMAFCKEFNERTAKDAGLIIPVVITIYSDRSFTFITKTPPASVLLKRACKIESGSGRPNTDKVAKISREEIRKIAELKMPDLNAASIEAAESMIAGTARSMGIVVVD; encoded by the coding sequence ATGGCAAAAAAAATAACCGGCTATGTAAAGCTACAAATTCCTGCTGGAAAGGCAACACCTGCTCCACCGGTTGGACCAGCTTTAGGACAACATGGAGTTAACATAATGGCTTTTTGTAAGGAGTTTAATGAAAGAACCGCAAAGGACGCTGGCTTGATAATACCTGTAGTAATAACTATTTATTCTGATAGGTCTTTTACCTTTATAACTAAAACTCCTCCAGCTTCAGTGTTACTAAAAAGAGCTTGTAAAATTGAGAGTGGTTCAGGCAGGCCTAATACAGATAAGGTTGCTAAAATATCCCGTGAAGAGATTAGAAAAATAGCAGAACTTAAAATGCCTGATTTAAATGCAGCAAGTATTGAGGCTGCAGAAAGTATGATAGCCGGAACTGCTAGAAGTATGGGTATTGTTGTTGTAGACTAG
- the sleB gene encoding spore cortex-lytic enzyme, producing the protein MKKKYLNFVVCIILIALFACIVYQLKDKVWELYGYGREVLSYYGSRGQEVIEIQTRLKKWGYYKGNIDGIYGYQTYQAVRYFQQKNGLKVDGIAGPETLAALGLPTGRATTQSYSKDANLLAHLIYAEARGEPYAGQVAVGAVVLNRVRDSRFPNTIAGVIYQPGAFSVVYDGQINLQPNQTAYNAARDALNGWDPTYGCIYYWNPATATSKWIWSRPIVVRIGKHVFAK; encoded by the coding sequence TTGAAGAAGAAATACTTAAATTTTGTAGTTTGTATTATACTAATAGCCTTATTTGCATGTATAGTTTACCAGTTAAAAGACAAGGTGTGGGAGCTTTACGGATATGGCCGTGAAGTCCTGTCATATTATGGTTCTAGAGGTCAGGAAGTTATAGAAATTCAGACCAGGTTAAAAAAATGGGGTTATTATAAAGGCAATATCGATGGAATTTATGGATATCAGACATATCAAGCAGTACGATATTTCCAGCAAAAGAACGGTTTAAAGGTTGATGGAATTGCGGGACCTGAAACTTTGGCAGCGCTTGGATTACCCACAGGGCGGGCTACAACTCAATCCTATAGTAAGGATGCAAATTTACTTGCCCACCTAATATATGCAGAAGCGAGGGGAGAACCATATGCAGGTCAAGTGGCTGTAGGTGCGGTAGTGTTAAACAGGGTAAGAGATAGCAGATTTCCAAACACAATAGCAGGGGTAATCTACCAGCCGGGGGCTTTCAGTGTGGTCTATGATGGCCAAATTAACTTGCAGCCCAATCAAACTGCATATAATGCTGCCAGGGATGCATTGAATGGTTGGGACCCTACGTATGGATGTATATATTACTGGAACCCCGCTACTGCGACAAGCAAATGGATTTGGAGCAGGCCTATTGTGGTAAGGATAGGCAAGCATGTTTTTGCAAAGTAG
- the rpmG gene encoding 50S ribosomal protein L33 — MRVKVTLACSECKRRNYNTMKNKKNDPDRIEMNKYCKFCRKHTAHKETR; from the coding sequence GTGAGAGTTAAAGTTACATTAGCGTGCTCAGAATGTAAACGTAGAAATTATAATACCATGAAGAATAAAAAGAACGACCCTGACAGGATTGAAATGAATAAATACTGTAAATTCTGCCGTAAACATACGGCTCATAAGGAAACGCGGTAA